A genomic region of Trifolium pratense cultivar HEN17-A07 linkage group LG3, ARS_RC_1.1, whole genome shotgun sequence contains the following coding sequences:
- the LOC123916019 gene encoding uncharacterized protein LOC123916019 isoform X1, translating to MAISTFKLVCKPNLHLRTIPFQCVHKVVPKSVPSVHPEECSRSLILKQVNNKNTLWKKFNSEELGFRDYMIASPINKVLNKLKKKGYDVYLVGGCVRDLILMQTPKDFDIITSADLREVKRTFYWCEIVGRRFPICHVHMDGIIVEVSSFKTYRWKPGRHFSHDVEFEAPKGCDKEDYLRWRNCSKRDFTINGFMFDPFAKIVYDYMGGMKDIIKAKVRTMVPAATSFQEDYARILRGIRIAARLGFSISTETARSIKALSYSVLRLDKGRLLMEMNYMLAYGSGEASLRLLWKYGLLDILLPFQALYFVRRGFRRRDKRTNMLLSFFFNLDKLLAPDRPCHSSLWVGILALHKSLSDQPRNPLVIAAFSLAVYNGGNLLEAADIARRINQPHDIRFPELSDPCDLNAKALENEILDLAESVKVSLLQMTSRHSVARAMADYPKAPYSDMVFIPLPMYLKVLGIFDCLKVDACKRLLSKEGREIDYESLARGDLREMRRLFARVVFETVYPLDFQDSTTAV from the exons ATGGCAATTTCAACCTTCAAGTTAGTCTGCAAACCCAATCTTCATCTTCGCACTATCCCATTCCAATGTGTGCACAAG GTTGTGCCAAAATCTGTACCTTCTGTTCATCCAGAGGAATGTAGTAGAAGCTTAATTCTCAAACAAG TAAATAATAAGAATACACTGTGGAAGAAATTTAATTCCGAAGAGCTTGGATTTCGAGATTATATGATAGCTAGTCCAATTAATAAGGTTCTCAACAAGTTGAAGAAAAAGG GGTATGATGTTTACCTTGTAGGAGGTTGTGTACGGGACCTGATACTAATGCAAACACCAAAAGATTTTGATATTATAACTTCAGCAGATCTTAGAGAG GTGAAGAGAACATTTTATTGGTGTGAGATAGTTGGCAGAAGATTCCCAATATGTCATGTTCACATGGATGGTATCATCGTTGAG GTTTCAAGTTTTAAAACCTACAGATGGAAGCCTGGTAGACACTTTTCTCATGATGTCGAATTCGAGGCACCCAAGGGATGTGACAAGGAGGACTATCTTCGTTGGAGAAATTGTTCGAAAAGAGATTTTACAATTAACGG GTTCATGTTTGATCCATTTGCAAAAATAGTATATGATTACATGGGAGGAATGAAAGATATTATAAAAGCTAAA GTCCGAACCATGGTTCCTGCAGCTACTTCTTTTCAAGAGGATTATG CTCGCATTCTTCGTGGAATTAGAATTGCTGCTCGCTTGGGGTTTAGTATTTCAACTGAAACTGCTCGTTCTATTAAAGCTCTTTCATATTCAGTATTAAGACTTGATAAG GGTAGGCTCCTGATGGAAATGAATTATATGCTAGCATATGGATCTGGTGAAGCTTCTTTGAGGCTATTATGGAAATATGGCCTTCTAGATATTCTTCTTCCCTTTCAG GCTCTTTACTTTGTTCGTCGTGGATTTCGGAGACGAGACAAAAGAACCAATATGCTCTTG tctttcttcttcaatttggATAAACTTTTGGCACCTGATCGTCCGTGTCATAGCAGCTTATG GGTTGGTATTCTTGCATTGCATAAATCTTTGAGTGATCAACCAAGGAATCCCTTGGTGATTGCTGCATTTAGCCTTGCAGTTTATAATGGTGGAAATTTGCTGGAAGCAGCAGACATAGCTAGGAGGATCAACCAACCACACGACATCAGATTTCCTGAATTATCAGATCCTTGCGATCTGAATGCGAAGGCTTTGGAAAATGAGATTTTGGATCTTGCAGAGTCAGTTAAAGTCTCACTGCTGCAGATGACATCTAGGCACTCGGTAGCTCGAGCTATGGCTGACTATCCTAAAGCACCTTATTCAGATATG GTGTTCATCCCATTGCCAATGTACCTAAAAGTTCTTGGCATTTTTGACTGTCTGAAAGTAGATGCTTGTAAGAGATTATTGTCCAAGGAGGGCAGAGAAATTGATTATGAATCCTTAGCTCGTGGTGACCTGCGAGAAATGCGGCGCTTGTTTGCAAGGGTTGTATTTGAAACTGTATATCCACTGGATTTTCAGGACAGTACTACAGCAGTTTGA
- the LOC123916019 gene encoding poly(A) polymerase I-like isoform X2 produces MAISTFKLVCKPNLHLRTIPFQCVHKVVPKSVPSVHPEECSRSLILKQGYDVYLVGGCVRDLILMQTPKDFDIITSADLREVKRTFYWCEIVGRRFPICHVHMDGIIVEVSSFKTYRWKPGRHFSHDVEFEAPKGCDKEDYLRWRNCSKRDFTINGFMFDPFAKIVYDYMGGMKDIIKAKVRTMVPAATSFQEDYARILRGIRIAARLGFSISTETARSIKALSYSVLRLDKGRLLMEMNYMLAYGSGEASLRLLWKYGLLDILLPFQALYFVRRGFRRRDKRTNMLLSFFFNLDKLLAPDRPCHSSLWVGILALHKSLSDQPRNPLVIAAFSLAVYNGGNLLEAADIARRINQPHDIRFPELSDPCDLNAKALENEILDLAESVKVSLLQMTSRHSVARAMADYPKAPYSDMVFIPLPMYLKVLGIFDCLKVDACKRLLSKEGREIDYESLARGDLREMRRLFARVVFETVYPLDFQDSTTAV; encoded by the exons ATGGCAATTTCAACCTTCAAGTTAGTCTGCAAACCCAATCTTCATCTTCGCACTATCCCATTCCAATGTGTGCACAAG GTTGTGCCAAAATCTGTACCTTCTGTTCATCCAGAGGAATGTAGTAGAAGCTTAATTCTCAAACAAG GGTATGATGTTTACCTTGTAGGAGGTTGTGTACGGGACCTGATACTAATGCAAACACCAAAAGATTTTGATATTATAACTTCAGCAGATCTTAGAGAG GTGAAGAGAACATTTTATTGGTGTGAGATAGTTGGCAGAAGATTCCCAATATGTCATGTTCACATGGATGGTATCATCGTTGAG GTTTCAAGTTTTAAAACCTACAGATGGAAGCCTGGTAGACACTTTTCTCATGATGTCGAATTCGAGGCACCCAAGGGATGTGACAAGGAGGACTATCTTCGTTGGAGAAATTGTTCGAAAAGAGATTTTACAATTAACGG GTTCATGTTTGATCCATTTGCAAAAATAGTATATGATTACATGGGAGGAATGAAAGATATTATAAAAGCTAAA GTCCGAACCATGGTTCCTGCAGCTACTTCTTTTCAAGAGGATTATG CTCGCATTCTTCGTGGAATTAGAATTGCTGCTCGCTTGGGGTTTAGTATTTCAACTGAAACTGCTCGTTCTATTAAAGCTCTTTCATATTCAGTATTAAGACTTGATAAG GGTAGGCTCCTGATGGAAATGAATTATATGCTAGCATATGGATCTGGTGAAGCTTCTTTGAGGCTATTATGGAAATATGGCCTTCTAGATATTCTTCTTCCCTTTCAG GCTCTTTACTTTGTTCGTCGTGGATTTCGGAGACGAGACAAAAGAACCAATATGCTCTTG tctttcttcttcaatttggATAAACTTTTGGCACCTGATCGTCCGTGTCATAGCAGCTTATG GGTTGGTATTCTTGCATTGCATAAATCTTTGAGTGATCAACCAAGGAATCCCTTGGTGATTGCTGCATTTAGCCTTGCAGTTTATAATGGTGGAAATTTGCTGGAAGCAGCAGACATAGCTAGGAGGATCAACCAACCACACGACATCAGATTTCCTGAATTATCAGATCCTTGCGATCTGAATGCGAAGGCTTTGGAAAATGAGATTTTGGATCTTGCAGAGTCAGTTAAAGTCTCACTGCTGCAGATGACATCTAGGCACTCGGTAGCTCGAGCTATGGCTGACTATCCTAAAGCACCTTATTCAGATATG GTGTTCATCCCATTGCCAATGTACCTAAAAGTTCTTGGCATTTTTGACTGTCTGAAAGTAGATGCTTGTAAGAGATTATTGTCCAAGGAGGGCAGAGAAATTGATTATGAATCCTTAGCTCGTGGTGACCTGCGAGAAATGCGGCGCTTGTTTGCAAGGGTTGTATTTGAAACTGTATATCCACTGGATTTTCAGGACAGTACTACAGCAGTTTGA
- the LOC123916021 gene encoding mitochondrial phosphate carrier protein 3, mitochondrial-like, producing MAFFDQSPRHSLVPGFLYSSNALSHLDSSSINNTINNHAGLPPSSHSSSSSLPSRSHEWTRKNIPMIPSPNESIPMFSPAYYAACSAGGVFSCGLTHMAVTPLDLVKCNMQIDPKKYKSITSGFGVLLKEQGAKGFFKGWVPTLLGYSAQGACKFGFYEFFKKYYSDLAGPENAVKYKTFIYLAGSASAEVIADVALCPMEAVKVRVQTQPGYARGLSDGLPKFIKADGVSGLYKGLVPLWGRQIPYTMMKFASFETIVEMIYKNVIPTPKAQCSKSKQLGVSFAAGYIAGVLCAIVSHPADNLVSFLNNAKGATVGDAVKKIGVVGLFTRGLPLRIVMIGTLTGAQWGLYDSFKVFVGLPTSGGAAPAPVK from the exons ATGGCTTTCTTTGACCAATCACCACGCCACTCTCTTGTTCCTGGATTTCTTTACTCATCAAATGCACTCTCCCATTTGGATTCTTCATCAATCAACAACACCATTAATAATCATGCAGGGTTACCACCATCATcacattcatcatcatcatcattaccATCACGATCACATGAATGGACTAGGAAAAATATTCCTATGATCCCTTCACCAAATGAGAGTATTCCAATGTTTTCTCCCGCGTACTATGCTGCGTGCAGTGCTGGCGGTGTCTTCAGCTGTGGTCTTACTCACATGGCTGTCACTCCTCTTGATCTCGTCAAGTGCAACATGCAG ATTGACCCTAAAAAGTATAAGAGCATCACTTCAGGATTTGGAGTTTTACTGAAGGAGCAGGGTGCTAAAGGTTTCTTCAAAGGGTGGGTGCCAACTTTGCTTGGTTACAGTGCTCAAGGAGCATGCAAGTTTGGATTCTATGAATTCTTCAAAAAGTATTACTCAGATCTTGCAGGACCAGAGAATGCAGTCAAGTACAAAACTTTCATATATCTAGCTGGTTCTGCTTCAGCTGAAGTTATTGCTGATGTTGCACTTTGTCCTATGGAGGCGGTAAAAGTTCGTGTTCAAACTCAGCCCGGCTATGCTCGTGGTTTGTCTGATGGGTTACCTAAGTTTATCAAGGCTGATGGTGTTTCCGG GTTGTATAAAGGACTTGTTCCTCTTTGGGGCCGTCAGATACCAT ACACAATGATGAAATTTGCTTCATTTGAGACTATTGTGGAGATGATCTACAAAAATGTCATTCCAACCCCCAAAGCACAATGCAGCAAAAGTAAGCAACTTGGAGTCAGTTTTGCAGCAGGATATATTGCAGGTGTACTGTGCGCAATTGTCTCACACCCTGCCGATAACCTTGTTTCTTTTCTCAACAATGCTAAGGGAGCCACTGTTGGTGAT GCAGTGAAGAAGATCGGAGTAGTTGGTCTTTTCACTCGCGGCCTTCCTCTTCGTATAGTTATGATTGGAACACTAACTGGAGCTCAGTGGGGTCTCTATGATTCATTTAAAGTATTTGTAGGACT GCCAACTTCTGGTGGAGCTGCTCCTGCACCTGTGAAATAG
- the LOC123916022 gene encoding acyl carrier protein 4, chloroplastic produces the protein MASVSATSLTFQPSFIVSTRNNQVSYRTSSFSAISVGSSRKSFPSLRLSRFRICAIQATPETVQKVSNIVRKQLALTPETELTPATKFSALGADSLDTVEIVMGLEEEFGLNIEDDSAEDITTIQEAADLIEKLVQKKDEA, from the exons ATGGCTTCAGTTTCAGCTACTTCTCTTACCTTTCAACCCTCTTTCATTGTGTCTACAAGGAATAACCAG GTTTCTTACAGAACTTCAAGTTTTAGTGCAATTTCTGTGGGATCGTCGAGGAAGAGCTTTCCTTCTTTGAGATTGTCTCGTTTTCGCATTTGTGCA ATTCAGGCAACACCTGAGACAGTGCAGAAAGTGAGCAACATTGTGAGAAAACAACTTGCTTTGACTCCTGAAACTGAGCTTACCCCAGCAACCAAGTTTTCAGCACTTGGTGCTGATTCCCTTGACACC GTGGAAATAGTGATGGGTTTAGAGGAAGAGTTTGGCCTTAATATTGAAGATGATAGCGCCGAAGACATCACAACGATTCAAGAAGCAGCTGATTTGATAGAGAAACTGGTTCAAAAGAAAGATGAAGCTTAG
- the LOC123916025 gene encoding serine carboxypeptidase-like 45 produces the protein MMCWQRWKTMTMTVVLLQLSFSMKVFCYSSHADRIDKLPGQPHIGFQHFSGYVTVDEKKHRYLFYYFVESETHPSSKPLVLWLNGGPGCSSLGVGAFSENGPFRPNGEVLIKNEHSWNREANMLYLETPVGVGFSYAKGSFSNIKVNDEKTARENLVFLLQWFNKFPQYKHRDLFLTGESYAGHYIPQLANLMIGINKKEKIFNLKGIALGNPLLEYVTDFNSRAEFFWSHGLISDSTYKMFTAGCNYSRYVSEYYRNLISPLCSKVMSQVSRETSKFVDKYDVTLDVCISSVLSQSKVFCPQNHQANESIDVCVDDKVTNYLNRRDVQKALHAELIGVSKWDVCNNILQYNMLNLEVPTLHVVGSLIKAGVRALIYSGDQDSVIPLTGSRTLVQKLAKQLALNTTVPYRVWFEGHQVGGWTQVYGNILSFATIRGASHEAPFSQPERSLVLFKSFLEDRPLPEIF, from the exons ATGATGTGCTGGCAAAGATGGAAAACCATGACAATGACTGTGGTTTTGCTTCAACTAAGTTTTTCCATGAAAGTCTTCTGTTACTCTTCTCATGCAGATAGAATTGATAAGCTTCCTGGACAACCTCACATAGGTTTTCAACACTTCTCAGGATATGTTACAGTTGATGAAAAAAAACACAGATATCTCTTTTACTATTTTGTTGAATCAGAAACTCATCCATCTTCAAAGCCTCTAGTCCTTTGGCTCAATGGAG GACCAGGTTGTTCTTCCCTTGGAGTAGGTGCATTCTCTGAAAATGGACCTTTCAGACCCAATGGAGAAGTTCTGATTAAAAATGAGCATAGTTGGAATAGAG AGGCAAACATGTTGTATTTGGAGACACCAGTAGGAGTAGGGTTCTCTTATGCTAAAGGTAGTTTCTCCAATATTAAAGTGAATGATGAAAAGACAG ctagGGAAAACCTTGTGTTCTTGCTACAATGGTTCAACAAGTTCCCTCAATACAAACACAGAGATTTGTTCTTGACAGGAGAAAGCTATGCAG GACATTACATTCCACAACTAGCAAATCTCATGATTGGAATCAACAAAAAGGAAAAGATATTTAATCTTAAAGGCATAGCA TTGGGGAATCCGCTTCTAGAATATGTCACCGACTTCAATTCAAGAGCTGAGTTTTTCTGGTCTCATGGATTGATATCAGATTCAACTTACAAAATGTTCACTGCAGGCTGTAATTATTCGCGGTATGTCAGCGAGTACTATCGAAACTTAATTTCGCCTCTTTGTTCGAAGGTAATGAGCCAAGTTAGCAGAGAAACCAGCAAGTTTGTGGACAAATATGATGTCACCCTTGATGTATGCATTTCCTCAGTACTTTCACAATCCAAAGTTTTTTGTCCACAAAACCAT CAAGCAAATGAGAGTATAGATGTATGTGTAGACGACAAAGTTACAAATTACTTAAACAGACGAGATGTACAAAAGGCGCTCCATGCCGAGCTTATTGGAGTTTCAAAGTGGGATGTATGCAACAA CATCCTACAGTACAATATGCTCAACCTAGAAGTACCTACACTTCATGTTGTTGGATCGCTTATAAAAGCTGGAGTTAGGGCATTAATTTATAG TGGAGATCAAGATTCAGTAATTCCACTGACCGGTAGCCGCACCTTGGTTCAAAAGCTAGCAAAACAGTTAGCATTGAATACAACAGTCCCTTATAGGGTATGGTTTGAAGGTCATCAG gttGGTGGATGGACTCAAGTTTATGGAAATATTCTCTCATTTGCTACCATTAGAGGTGCCTCCCATGAAGCTCCTTTCTCACAACCTGAAAGATCACTTGTTTTATTCAAGTCTTTCTTAGAAGACAGGCCTTTACCTGAAATTTTCTGA
- the LOC123916026 gene encoding uncharacterized protein LOC123916026 isoform X1 yields the protein MNVASDLEGSKSRYITNLRRSSRLMQLQSANPVTEKMVDEASSSNNQQPSKRAKKTEEKSEEKQHFSCGNPKNIGRLGVYIKFDADNLAPETAHVVNGCATLAIQDYAIQKLQNWRDWRLLKIVEVARVTVSGFRYYITFEAENAHGVHHTFQADVWDSVRLGRRTNGFRTLKPRSSKWYSGSLWIPLTRSTSYVYPSTPDVQAYLKARGPGVIFPPGFPEPQYNLLSPPEIMGEDCRNTYGNKRAKKRDEILAPGSDPVNLELDKLSDKDTDILKDCATLAMHDHLIQTLNMEWRDWELIKIMTAYRSDNVSGTIYSLNFQIGRADSARTLEAEVFAGKDQRRVIRLRAIKPDITKLYPGNLWIPI from the exons ATGAATGTCGCTTCTGATCTAGAAGGTTCTAAATCTCGTT ACATTACCAATCTAAGAAGATCCTCAAGGTTGATGCAATTACAATCTGCCAACCCTGTCACTGAGAAGATGGTAGATGAGGCTTCAAGTTCAAACAACCAACAGCCCAGTAAACGGGCTAAAAAGACTGAGGAAAAATCTGAGGAAAAACAACATTTTTCTTGC GGGAATCCGAAAAACATTGGTCGATTGGGTGTCTATATCAAATTTGACGCTGACAATTTGGCTCCAGAGACTGCTCATGTTGTTAACGGTTGTGCTACCTTGGCCATTCAGGATTATGCTATACAAAAA TTGCAAAACTGGCGCGACTGGCGCCTACTCAAAATTGTTGAGGTGGCTAGGGTTACAGTTTCTGGATTCAGGTACTACATTACGTTTGAAGCCGAGAATGCTCATGGTGTGCACCATACTTTTCAAGCAGACGTGTGGGATAGTGTTAGACTTGGCAGACGTACCAATGGTTTCAGGACTCTAAAACCTCGCAGCAGCAAATGGTACTCTGGCAGTTTATGGATTCCACTGACAAG GTCTACATCCTATGTTTATCCATCCACTCCTGATGTTCAAGCATACCTCAAGGCTCGAGGACCAGGAGTGATTTTTCCTCCAGGTTTTCCCGAGCCCCAATACAACCTACTCTCGCCTCCGGAGATAATGGGCGAGGATTGCAGGAATACATACGGCAATAAACGGGCTAAAAAGAGGGACGAG ATCCTTGCTCCAGGGAGTGACCCTGTCAACCTCGAGCTTGACAAATTGAGTGATAAGGACACTGATATTCTTAAGGATTGTGCCACCTTGGCAATGCATGATCATCTAATCCAAACT TTGAACATGGAATGGCGTGACTGGGAACTTATCAAAATCATGACTGCGTATAGGAGTGATAATGTTTCTGGAACCATTTATAGTCTTAACTTTCAAATTGGGCGTGCTGACAGTGCTCGGACTTTAGAAGCAGAAGTGTTTGCTGGTAAAGATCAGAGACGGGTCATTCGTCTTAGGGCTATAAAGCCTGACATTACCAAATT GTACCCTGGCAATTTATGGATTCCGATATAG
- the LOC123916026 gene encoding uncharacterized protein LOC123916026 isoform X2, which translates to MQLQSANPVTEKMVDEASSSNNQQPSKRAKKTEEKSEEKQHFSCGNPKNIGRLGVYIKFDADNLAPETAHVVNGCATLAIQDYAIQKLQNWRDWRLLKIVEVARVTVSGFRYYITFEAENAHGVHHTFQADVWDSVRLGRRTNGFRTLKPRSSKWYSGSLWIPLTRSTSYVYPSTPDVQAYLKARGPGVIFPPGFPEPQYNLLSPPEIMGEDCRNTYGNKRAKKRDEILAPGSDPVNLELDKLSDKDTDILKDCATLAMHDHLIQTLNMEWRDWELIKIMTAYRSDNVSGTIYSLNFQIGRADSARTLEAEVFAGKDQRRVIRLRAIKPDITKLYPGNLWIPI; encoded by the exons ATGCAATTACAATCTGCCAACCCTGTCACTGAGAAGATGGTAGATGAGGCTTCAAGTTCAAACAACCAACAGCCCAGTAAACGGGCTAAAAAGACTGAGGAAAAATCTGAGGAAAAACAACATTTTTCTTGC GGGAATCCGAAAAACATTGGTCGATTGGGTGTCTATATCAAATTTGACGCTGACAATTTGGCTCCAGAGACTGCTCATGTTGTTAACGGTTGTGCTACCTTGGCCATTCAGGATTATGCTATACAAAAA TTGCAAAACTGGCGCGACTGGCGCCTACTCAAAATTGTTGAGGTGGCTAGGGTTACAGTTTCTGGATTCAGGTACTACATTACGTTTGAAGCCGAGAATGCTCATGGTGTGCACCATACTTTTCAAGCAGACGTGTGGGATAGTGTTAGACTTGGCAGACGTACCAATGGTTTCAGGACTCTAAAACCTCGCAGCAGCAAATGGTACTCTGGCAGTTTATGGATTCCACTGACAAG GTCTACATCCTATGTTTATCCATCCACTCCTGATGTTCAAGCATACCTCAAGGCTCGAGGACCAGGAGTGATTTTTCCTCCAGGTTTTCCCGAGCCCCAATACAACCTACTCTCGCCTCCGGAGATAATGGGCGAGGATTGCAGGAATACATACGGCAATAAACGGGCTAAAAAGAGGGACGAG ATCCTTGCTCCAGGGAGTGACCCTGTCAACCTCGAGCTTGACAAATTGAGTGATAAGGACACTGATATTCTTAAGGATTGTGCCACCTTGGCAATGCATGATCATCTAATCCAAACT TTGAACATGGAATGGCGTGACTGGGAACTTATCAAAATCATGACTGCGTATAGGAGTGATAATGTTTCTGGAACCATTTATAGTCTTAACTTTCAAATTGGGCGTGCTGACAGTGCTCGGACTTTAGAAGCAGAAGTGTTTGCTGGTAAAGATCAGAGACGGGTCATTCGTCTTAGGGCTATAAAGCCTGACATTACCAAATT GTACCCTGGCAATTTATGGATTCCGATATAG